The Xanthomonas sp. CFBP 8443 genome has a window encoding:
- a CDS encoding amidohydrolase family protein → MKAMFGLCVAACAAWAAPAWSAQTLRYVALVDGGTQAGQQTVEVGDDGVTRVDFVFKDNGRGPELKEQYTLAADGTFKTYQVQGTSTFGAPVDERFSRDGERVHWKTASDQGERRVAGSAQYWPLGGTPAATSVAVSALVRRSDGKLPLIPSGTLTLRKLVQAQVGRGNSAREVQLVALTGVGFTPTFAWLTTGAAPRLFAFIAPGWMQLIEAGYEKDADALEAAQKQAEATALVDLQQRLAHPLPGTTLIRNARVFDSEHATLGAASDVLLRDGKIVSVAATGAAPAKAQQVIDAQGRVLLPGLFDMHGHVGRWDGGLHLAAGVTTVRDMGNDNATLQQVMQEERAGQLLMPSLVACGFLEGESPMSARNGFVISTQAQANEAVDWYATHGYVGIKIYNSFPQALVRDTAAYAHAKGLRVSGHIPVHMLAHEAVEQGYDEIQHINQVLLNFYATHDTDTRTLERFYLPAKRTADLDFDSAPVQAFVQELAKRQTVIDATVATFDFIRQRPGELSQAYAAVAEHLPPDVQRGLRSAEFDIPDDATAALYTRSYDKMVGFVGRLYRAGVPLVAGTDATPGFTLQREIELYVQAGLTPAQALQVATWNGAKYSRTLDSRGSITPGKRADLILVDGDPTRDIADLRKVALVVKQGTAYYPSEVHAALGIEPFAAPARIATVED, encoded by the coding sequence ATGAAAGCGATGTTCGGCTTGTGCGTGGCCGCGTGCGCGGCATGGGCGGCGCCGGCGTGGTCGGCGCAGACGTTGCGCTACGTGGCGCTGGTGGACGGCGGCACGCAGGCCGGGCAGCAGACCGTCGAGGTCGGCGACGACGGCGTCACCCGCGTGGACTTCGTGTTCAAGGACAACGGCCGCGGCCCGGAACTGAAGGAGCAGTACACGCTGGCGGCCGACGGCACCTTCAAGACCTACCAGGTGCAGGGCACCTCGACCTTCGGCGCGCCGGTGGACGAGCGCTTCAGCCGCGACGGCGAGCGCGTGCACTGGAAGACCGCGTCCGACCAGGGCGAGCGGCGCGTGGCCGGCAGCGCCCAGTACTGGCCGCTCGGCGGCACGCCGGCGGCGACCTCGGTGGCGGTGAGTGCGCTGGTCCGCCGCAGCGACGGTAAGCTGCCGCTGATCCCCAGCGGCACCCTGACCCTGCGCAAGCTGGTGCAGGCGCAGGTCGGCCGCGGCAACAGCGCGCGTGAGGTGCAACTGGTGGCGCTGACCGGGGTCGGCTTCACGCCCACCTTCGCCTGGCTCACCACTGGCGCCGCGCCGCGCCTGTTCGCGTTCATCGCGCCGGGCTGGATGCAACTGATCGAGGCCGGCTACGAGAAGGACGCCGACGCGCTGGAAGCGGCGCAGAAGCAGGCCGAGGCCACCGCCCTGGTCGACCTGCAGCAGCGCCTGGCGCATCCCTTGCCCGGCACCACGTTGATCCGCAACGCGCGCGTGTTCGACAGCGAGCACGCCACGCTCGGCGCCGCCTCCGACGTGCTGCTGCGCGACGGCAAGATCGTCTCGGTGGCAGCCACCGGCGCCGCGCCGGCGAAGGCGCAGCAGGTGATCGACGCGCAGGGGCGGGTGCTGCTGCCCGGCCTGTTCGACATGCACGGGCATGTCGGCCGCTGGGACGGCGGCCTGCACCTGGCTGCCGGCGTCACCACGGTGCGCGACATGGGCAACGACAACGCCACGCTGCAGCAGGTGATGCAGGAAGAACGCGCCGGCCAGCTGCTGATGCCGAGCCTGGTCGCCTGCGGGTTCCTGGAGGGCGAGAGCCCGATGTCGGCGCGCAACGGCTTCGTGATCAGTACCCAGGCGCAGGCCAACGAGGCCGTCGACTGGTATGCGACGCACGGCTACGTCGGCATCAAGATCTACAACTCGTTCCCGCAGGCGCTGGTGCGCGACACCGCGGCCTACGCGCACGCCAAGGGCCTGCGCGTCAGCGGGCACATCCCCGTGCACATGCTCGCGCACGAGGCGGTGGAGCAGGGCTACGACGAGATCCAGCACATCAACCAGGTGCTGCTGAACTTCTACGCCACCCACGACACCGATACGCGCACGCTGGAGCGCTTCTACCTGCCGGCCAAGCGCACCGCCGACCTGGATTTCGACTCTGCGCCGGTGCAGGCCTTCGTGCAGGAGCTGGCCAAGCGGCAGACCGTGATCGATGCGACCGTGGCCACCTTCGACTTCATCCGCCAGCGCCCGGGGGAACTGTCGCAGGCCTACGCCGCGGTCGCCGAGCACCTGCCGCCGGACGTGCAGCGCGGGCTGCGCAGCGCCGAGTTCGACATTCCCGACGACGCCACCGCGGCGCTGTACACCCGGTCCTACGACAAGATGGTGGGCTTCGTCGGGCGCCTGTACCGGGCCGGCGTGCCGCTGGTGGCCGGCACCGACGCCACGCCCGGATTCACCCTGCAGCGCGAGATCGAACTGTACGTGCAGGCCGGGCTGACTCCGGCGCAGGCGCTGCAGGTGGCGACCTGGAACGGCGCCAAGTACTCGCGCACCCTGGACAGCCGCGGCTCGATCACCCCGGGCAAGCGCGCCGACCTGATCCTGGTCGACGGCGACCCGACCCGCGACATCGCCGACCTGCGCAAGGTCGCGCTGGTGGTCAAGCAGGGCACCGCCTACTACCCCAGCGAAGTGCATGCCGCGCTGGGCATCGAACCGTTCGCCGCGCCCGCGCGCATCGCCACCGTCGAGGATTGA
- a CDS encoding M3 family metallopeptidase, whose protein sequence is MTTRLALALAATLGLAMPAYANAATPAASQAATQGNPFFAESPLPLHYPQFDRIKDSDFAPAFDSGMAQQLKEVEAIANQKAKPTFDNTIVAMEKSGQVLDRATTVFFNLVGADTNDARKQLQADYSGKFAAHRDTISLNPKLFARIQALYDTRDQLSLDAQGVRLVEKYYSDFVRDGAKLGDADKTKLKAMNAELAKLGTQFSQNVLAEVNAAAVVVDDVKQLDGLSDEQIAAAAEAAKARKLDGKYVIALLNTTGQPPLTQLKDRALRQKIYEASVSRGSHGGQYDNTALVSRIMSLRADRAKLLGYPNHATYSLEDQTAKTPEAVNAMLGKLAPAAVANAKREAADLQAMIDKEQKAAGKPSFKLAAWDWAYYTEKVRQAKYDFDESQLKPYFELKNVLENGVFYAANQEYGLTFKQRTDLPTYRDDLLVYDVFDADGAQLAIFIADMYARESKRGGAWMNSYVSQSALTGYKPVVANHLNIPKPPAGQPTLLTWDEVTTAFHEFGHALHGMFSNVKYPYFSGTSVPRDFVEFPSQVNEMWADDPAILKHYAKHYQTGAAMPQALLDKVVAAAKFNQGFATTEYLGAAMLDQRWHQLGAGQVPPASGVMDFEAKALAADGIAYAPVPPRYRTPYFSHIMGGYAAGYYAYIWSEVLDANTQQWFKQHGGLSRANGDRFRQTLLSRGGSVDAMQLFQDFAGHAPKIEPLLEKRGLTPGGGDGALPQTPAGKD, encoded by the coding sequence ATGACCACCCGCCTCGCCCTCGCGCTCGCCGCCACGCTCGGACTCGCCATGCCTGCCTACGCCAACGCCGCCACGCCCGCCGCTTCGCAGGCGGCCACCCAGGGCAACCCGTTCTTCGCCGAAAGCCCGTTGCCGCTGCACTACCCGCAGTTCGACCGGATCAAGGACAGCGACTTCGCCCCGGCCTTCGATTCCGGCATGGCGCAGCAGCTGAAGGAAGTGGAGGCGATCGCCAACCAGAAGGCCAAGCCGACCTTCGACAACACCATCGTGGCGATGGAGAAGAGCGGCCAGGTGCTGGACCGCGCCACCACCGTGTTCTTCAACCTGGTCGGCGCCGACACCAACGACGCGCGCAAGCAGCTGCAGGCCGATTATTCGGGCAAGTTCGCCGCGCACCGCGACACCATCTCGCTCAATCCCAAGCTGTTCGCGCGCATCCAGGCGCTGTACGACACCCGCGACCAGCTCAGCCTGGACGCGCAGGGCGTGCGCCTGGTCGAGAAGTACTACAGCGATTTCGTGCGCGACGGCGCCAAGCTCGGCGATGCCGACAAGACCAAGCTCAAGGCGATGAACGCCGAGCTGGCCAAGCTCGGCACCCAGTTCAGCCAGAACGTGCTGGCCGAAGTGAACGCCGCCGCCGTGGTGGTGGACGACGTCAAGCAGCTCGACGGCCTGTCCGACGAACAGATCGCCGCGGCGGCCGAAGCGGCCAAGGCGCGCAAGCTCGACGGCAAGTACGTGATCGCGCTGCTCAACACCACCGGCCAGCCGCCGCTGACCCAGCTCAAGGACCGCGCGCTGCGGCAGAAGATCTACGAAGCCTCGGTGTCGCGCGGCAGCCACGGCGGCCAGTACGACAACACCGCCCTGGTGTCGCGGATCATGAGCCTGCGCGCCGACCGCGCCAAGCTGCTGGGCTATCCGAACCACGCCACCTATTCGCTGGAAGACCAGACCGCCAAGACGCCCGAGGCGGTCAACGCAATGCTCGGCAAGCTGGCCCCGGCCGCGGTGGCCAACGCCAAGCGCGAGGCCGCCGACCTGCAGGCGATGATCGACAAGGAACAAAAAGCCGCCGGCAAGCCGAGCTTCAAGCTCGCCGCCTGGGACTGGGCCTACTACACCGAGAAGGTGCGCCAGGCCAAGTACGATTTCGACGAGAGCCAGCTCAAGCCGTACTTCGAACTGAAGAACGTGCTGGAGAACGGCGTGTTCTACGCCGCCAACCAGGAGTACGGGCTGACCTTCAAGCAGCGCACCGACCTGCCGACCTACCGCGACGACCTGCTGGTCTACGACGTGTTCGACGCCGACGGCGCCCAGTTGGCGATCTTCATCGCCGACATGTACGCGCGCGAATCCAAGCGTGGCGGCGCGTGGATGAACTCCTACGTGTCGCAGTCGGCGCTGACCGGCTACAAGCCGGTGGTCGCCAACCACCTCAACATCCCCAAGCCGCCGGCCGGGCAACCGACCCTGCTGACCTGGGACGAGGTCACCACCGCGTTCCACGAGTTCGGCCACGCACTGCACGGCATGTTCTCCAACGTGAAGTACCCGTACTTCTCCGGCACCAGCGTGCCGCGCGACTTCGTCGAGTTCCCGTCGCAGGTCAACGAGATGTGGGCCGACGACCCGGCCATCCTCAAGCACTACGCCAAGCACTACCAGACCGGCGCGGCAATGCCGCAGGCCTTGCTGGACAAGGTGGTGGCCGCGGCCAAGTTCAACCAGGGCTTCGCCACCACCGAGTACCTGGGCGCGGCGATGCTGGACCAGCGCTGGCACCAGCTCGGCGCCGGCCAGGTGCCGCCGGCATCGGGGGTGATGGACTTCGAGGCCAAGGCCCTGGCCGCCGACGGCATCGCCTACGCGCCGGTGCCGCCGCGCTACCGCACGCCCTATTTCAGCCACATCATGGGCGGCTACGCGGCCGGCTATTACGCCTACATCTGGTCCGAAGTGCTCGACGCCAACACCCAGCAGTGGTTCAAGCAGCACGGCGGGCTCAGCCGCGCCAACGGCGACCGCTTCCGCCAGACCCTGCTCTCGCGCGGCGGCAGCGTCGATGCGATGCAGCTGTTCCAGGACTTCGCCGGGCACGCGCCGAAGATCGAGCCGTTGCTGGAAAAGCGCGGCCTGACCCCGGGCGGCGGCGACGGCGCCCTGCCGCAGACGCCGGCCGGCAAGGACTGA
- a CDS encoding MarR family transcriptional regulator: MGSFDQTERRVAHTCERYPAFPREPAILVRLVKHLYKRVHANACVLLKAHGISPPEYEILMMLYGTPGQSITPTEMAEAASEKPANITRLTDSLCAKDLLLRSASPEDRRKITLTLQPAGIALIEGMLPSVCGFLEEETAGLDEAEQVQLETLLKKMLAGIDDAG; encoded by the coding sequence ATGGGAAGTTTCGATCAGACCGAGCGCCGCGTTGCACATACCTGCGAGCGCTACCCCGCGTTTCCCCGCGAACCGGCCATCCTGGTCAGGCTGGTCAAGCACCTGTACAAGCGCGTCCATGCCAATGCCTGCGTGCTGCTCAAGGCGCACGGCATCAGCCCGCCGGAGTACGAGATCCTGATGATGCTGTACGGCACGCCGGGGCAGAGCATCACCCCCACCGAGATGGCCGAGGCGGCGAGCGAGAAGCCGGCCAACATCACCCGCCTCACCGACAGCCTGTGCGCCAAGGACCTGCTGCTGCGCTCGGCCAGCCCCGAGGACCGGCGCAAGATCACCCTGACCCTGCAGCCGGCCGGGATCGCGCTAATCGAAGGCATGCTGCCGAGTGTGTGCGGCTTCCTGGAAGAGGAGACCGCCGGCCTCGACGAGGCCGAGCAGGTGCAACTGGAGACGCTGCTCAAGAAGATGCTCGCCGGCATCGACGACGCCGGCTGA
- the cfa gene encoding cyclopropane fatty acyl phospholipid synthase, producing MAGPLQRRVVDLLAGADVRIDGQRPHDLQVHDPRFYARVLAQGSLGLGESYMDGWWDAPALDETLARLIGARLDQRVHGIADLAYALRARMFNLQRGRRSYEVGRRHYDLGNDLYQAMLGRRLVYSCGYWAAADDLDAAQEAKLDLVCRKLRLRRGMRVLDIGCGWGEALKFAAERYGVAGVGVTVSQVQAEYARQLCRGLPVEIRLQDYRAVDERFDAIFSIGMFEHVGDKNYRTYLAQARRCLHPDGLFLLHTIGSNLSRHRTDPWIARYIFPNSMLPSAAQIAVALEGRFVCEDWHNFGADYDRTLQAWRDNVEAAWPRLDAQRYDARFQRMWRFYLAGSMATFRCRRAQLWQLLLSPEGVRGGYRAPR from the coding sequence ATGGCCGGGCCGCTGCAGCGTCGTGTCGTCGATCTGCTCGCCGGTGCCGACGTGCGGATCGACGGCCAGCGACCGCACGACCTCCAAGTGCACGATCCGCGCTTCTACGCGCGGGTGCTGGCGCAGGGGTCGCTGGGCCTGGGCGAAAGCTACATGGACGGATGGTGGGATGCGCCGGCGCTGGACGAGACGCTGGCGCGGCTGATCGGTGCCCGCCTGGACCAGCGCGTGCACGGCATCGCCGACCTGGCCTATGCGCTGCGCGCACGCATGTTCAACCTGCAGCGCGGGCGCCGCAGCTACGAGGTCGGACGCCGCCACTACGATCTGGGCAACGACCTGTACCAGGCGATGCTCGGTCGCCGCCTGGTCTACAGCTGCGGCTACTGGGCCGCGGCCGACGACCTGGATGCGGCGCAGGAGGCCAAGCTGGATCTGGTCTGCCGCAAGCTGCGGTTGCGACGGGGCATGCGCGTGCTGGACATCGGCTGCGGCTGGGGCGAGGCGCTGAAGTTCGCCGCCGAGCGCTATGGCGTGGCCGGCGTCGGCGTCACCGTGTCGCAGGTCCAGGCAGAGTACGCGCGGCAGCTGTGCCGCGGCCTGCCGGTCGAGATCCGCCTGCAGGACTACCGCGCGGTGGACGAACGTTTCGATGCGATCTTCTCGATCGGCATGTTCGAGCATGTCGGCGACAAGAACTATCGCACCTATCTCGCCCAGGCGCGGCGCTGCCTGCATCCGGACGGGCTGTTCCTGCTGCATACCATCGGCAGCAACCTATCGCGGCACCGTACCGATCCGTGGATCGCGCGCTACATCTTTCCCAATTCGATGCTGCCCTCGGCCGCGCAGATCGCGGTGGCGCTGGAAGGCCGCTTCGTATGCGAGGACTGGCACAACTTCGGCGCCGACTACGACCGCACCTTGCAGGCCTGGCGCGACAACGTCGAGGCGGCCTGGCCGCGGCTGGACGCGCAGCGCTACGACGCGCGCTTCCAGCGCATGTGGCGCTTCTATCTGGCCGGGTCGATGGCGACCTTCCGCTGCCGCCGCGCGCAGCTGTGGCAGTTGCTGCTGTCGCCGGAAGGTGTACGCGGAGGGTATCGCGCACCGCGTTGA
- a CDS encoding DUF3298 and DUF4163 domain-containing protein → MALATTLAVAGCKREAATPAAEPAPAAAPAVTAAPAAAAPAELKDVIEHSPSYVVGITFPPALNRYPGLAEAVGRYAQAAREELMQAVGGLGNDRPSAPYELSLQFEMLLERPELVAVAADGSRYTGGAHGEPLVARFVWLPQQQRMLTAETLIPDPKGWTQVADYVAAQLRQAVQARVDAEQLPPEDHDEQVRSADKMIAEGTEPQAQNFSQFQPLVDAAGKIVALRFVFPPYQVGPYSDGTQSVDVPASVLRGLVAPEYAELFAA, encoded by the coding sequence TTGGCATTGGCGACGACGCTGGCCGTGGCAGGGTGCAAGCGCGAGGCGGCCACGCCCGCCGCCGAACCGGCGCCGGCCGCTGCGCCCGCCGTAACGGCAGCGCCGGCCGCGGCCGCGCCGGCGGAGCTGAAGGACGTGATCGAGCACAGCCCCAGCTACGTCGTCGGCATCACCTTCCCGCCGGCGCTCAACCGCTATCCGGGCCTGGCCGAGGCGGTCGGGCGCTATGCGCAGGCCGCGCGCGAGGAATTGATGCAGGCGGTCGGCGGCCTCGGCAACGACCGTCCCAGCGCGCCCTACGAACTGTCGCTGCAGTTCGAGATGCTGCTGGAGCGGCCCGAGCTGGTGGCCGTGGCGGCCGACGGCAGCCGCTATACCGGCGGCGCCCATGGCGAGCCGCTGGTGGCGCGCTTCGTATGGCTGCCGCAGCAGCAGCGCATGCTCACCGCCGAGACACTGATCCCCGATCCCAAGGGCTGGACGCAGGTGGCCGACTACGTCGCCGCGCAACTGCGCCAGGCGGTGCAGGCGCGGGTGGACGCCGAGCAGCTGCCGCCGGAGGACCACGACGAACAGGTGCGCAGCGCCGACAAGATGATCGCCGAAGGCACCGAGCCGCAGGCGCAGAACTTCAGCCAGTTCCAGCCGCTGGTCGATGCCGCCGGCAAGATCGTGGCGTTGCGCTTCGTGTTCCCGCCCTACCAGGTGGGACCGTATTCCGATGGCACGCAGTCGGTGGATGTCCCGGCCAGCGTGCTGCGCGGCCTGGTCGCGCCGGAATACGCGGAGCTGTTCGCGGCGTAG
- a CDS encoding GNAT family N-acetyltransferase translates to MNAASLPPIEHDPQRQRFALQLDGHEAALDYLLQDGRLVITHTGVPAAIGGRGLAAGLVTAALAHARAQGLKVVPACSYAATFFQRHPEYADLLG, encoded by the coding sequence ATGAACGCCGCGTCCCTCCCGCCGATCGAGCACGACCCGCAGCGGCAGCGTTTCGCGCTGCAACTGGACGGCCACGAGGCCGCGCTGGACTACCTGCTGCAGGACGGGCGCCTGGTCATCACCCATACCGGCGTGCCGGCCGCGATCGGCGGCCGCGGGCTGGCGGCGGGGTTGGTGACGGCGGCGTTGGCGCATGCGCGGGCGCAGGGACTGAAGGTGGTCCCGGCCTGTTCGTATGCGGCGACATTCTTTCAGCGCCATCCCGAATACGCCGATTTGCTCGGCTGA
- a CDS encoding rhomboid family intramembrane serine protease, producing the protein MPSVTPVNLILIALTVLVSWVAFNNRKLLDRLILWPPAIDRHRQYDRLVTHGFIHADFPHLLFNMITLYFFGGPIETLMERQTGSMLTYPLFYLAALVVAILPSYLKNQKNPNYFSLGASGAVSAVLFAYILLAPWTGIYFFFIPIPIPAILYALFYVGYSIWMDRRGGDNVNHSAHLAGAAFGVMFLLIMEPSVLQHFLDQLAQPRFGRG; encoded by the coding sequence ATGCCGTCCGTCACCCCCGTCAACCTGATCCTGATCGCCCTCACCGTGCTGGTGTCGTGGGTGGCGTTCAACAACCGCAAGCTGCTCGACCGGCTGATCCTGTGGCCGCCGGCGATCGACCGGCACAGGCAGTACGACCGCCTGGTGACCCACGGCTTCATCCACGCCGATTTCCCGCATTTGCTGTTCAACATGATCACGCTGTACTTCTTCGGCGGTCCGATCGAGACGTTGATGGAGCGGCAGACCGGCAGCATGCTGACCTATCCGCTGTTCTACCTGGCGGCGCTGGTGGTGGCGATCCTGCCCAGCTACCTGAAGAACCAGAAGAACCCGAACTACTTCAGCCTGGGCGCCTCGGGCGCGGTGTCGGCGGTGCTGTTCGCCTACATCCTGCTGGCGCCGTGGACCGGGATCTACTTCTTCTTCATCCCGATCCCGATCCCGGCCATCCTCTACGCGCTGTTCTACGTCGGCTACAGCATCTGGATGGACCGCCGCGGCGGCGACAACGTCAACCACAGCGCGCACCTGGCCGGCGCCGCGTTCGGGGTGATGTTCCTGCTGATCATGGAGCCGTCGGTGCTGCAGCACTTCCTCGACCAGCTGGCGCAGCCGCGCTTCGGCCGCGGCTAG
- a CDS encoding oligopeptide:H+ symporter, with amino-acid sequence MSAANGHAGAKMPRQIPYIIGNEACERFSFYGMRNILVQFLITSLLLQEMTAPGREAEAKHIMHSFMIGVFFFPLLGGWLADRFFGKYNTILWFSLVYCAGHACLALFEGSRGGFFLGLGLIALGAGGIKPLVASFMGDQFDQSNKHLAKVVFDAFYWIINFGSLFASLLIPLALKNLGPAWAFGIPGILMFVATLVFWAGRRRYVHVPLPPKDPHGFAQVVRSALLRRVPGQGRPGLALAVVAVALALGSFALLPTLGIVICLCLALVLLLAGIGGGTWWQLERARAVHPDAAVDGVRAVLRVLVVFALVTPFFSLFDQKASTWVLQGQRMQMPDWFSASQMQALNPALVMLLIPFNNLVLYPLLRRRGYEPTALRRMTVGIVFSGLAWIVVGTLQVLMDGGDALSIAWQILPYALLTFGEVLVSATGLEFAYSQAPQSMKSVVMSFWNLTTTVGNLWVLLSNAAVRNDTVTAHIGSTGLSETAFLMFFFAAFALIAALLFGLYARRYRMVDHYRPA; translated from the coding sequence ATGAGCGCGGCGAACGGCCACGCCGGCGCGAAGATGCCGCGGCAGATTCCCTACATCATCGGCAACGAGGCCTGCGAGCGTTTCAGCTTCTACGGGATGCGCAACATCCTGGTGCAGTTCCTGATCACCTCGCTGCTGCTGCAGGAGATGACCGCGCCCGGCCGCGAGGCCGAGGCCAAGCACATCATGCACAGCTTCATGATCGGCGTGTTCTTCTTCCCGCTGCTCGGTGGCTGGCTGGCCGACCGCTTCTTCGGCAAGTACAACACCATCCTGTGGTTCAGCCTGGTCTATTGCGCAGGCCATGCCTGCCTGGCGCTGTTCGAAGGCAGCCGCGGCGGCTTCTTCCTCGGCCTGGGCCTGATCGCGCTGGGCGCGGGCGGGATCAAGCCGCTGGTGGCCTCGTTCATGGGCGACCAGTTCGACCAGTCCAACAAGCACCTGGCCAAGGTGGTGTTCGACGCGTTCTACTGGATCATCAACTTCGGCTCGCTGTTCGCCTCGCTGCTGATCCCGCTGGCGCTGAAGAACCTCGGCCCGGCATGGGCGTTCGGCATCCCCGGAATCCTGATGTTCGTGGCCACCCTGGTGTTCTGGGCCGGGCGCCGCCGCTACGTGCACGTGCCGCTGCCGCCGAAGGATCCGCACGGCTTCGCCCAGGTGGTGCGCAGCGCGCTGCTGCGGCGCGTGCCGGGGCAGGGACGTCCCGGTCTGGCGCTTGCCGTGGTCGCGGTGGCGCTGGCGCTGGGCAGCTTCGCGCTGCTGCCGACGCTGGGCATCGTGATCTGCCTGTGTCTGGCGCTGGTGCTGCTGCTGGCCGGGATCGGTGGCGGCACCTGGTGGCAGCTGGAGCGGGCGCGCGCGGTGCATCCGGACGCGGCGGTGGACGGGGTGCGCGCGGTGCTGCGGGTGCTGGTGGTGTTCGCGCTGGTCACGCCGTTCTTCTCGCTGTTCGACCAGAAGGCCTCGACCTGGGTGCTGCAGGGCCAGCGGATGCAGATGCCCGACTGGTTCAGCGCCTCGCAGATGCAGGCGCTGAATCCGGCGCTGGTGATGCTGCTGATCCCGTTCAACAACCTGGTGCTGTACCCGCTGCTGCGCCGCCGCGGCTACGAACCGACCGCGCTGCGGCGGATGACCGTCGGCATCGTCTTCAGCGGCCTGGCCTGGATCGTGGTCGGCACCCTGCAGGTGCTGATGGACGGCGGCGACGCGCTGTCCATCGCCTGGCAGATCCTGCCGTACGCGCTGCTGACCTTCGGCGAGGTGCTGGTGTCGGCGACCGGCCTGGAGTTCGCCTACAGCCAGGCGCCGCAATCGATGAAGAGCGTGGTGATGAGCTTCTGGAACCTGACCACCACGGTCGGTAACCTGTGGGTGCTGCTGTCCAACGCGGCGGTGCGCAACGACACCGTCACCGCGCACATCGGTAGCACCGGGCTCAGCGAAACCGCGTTCCTGATGTTCTTCTTCGCCGCATTCGCCCTGATCGCCGCGTTGCTGTTCGGCCTGTACGCGCGCCGCTACCGCATGGTCGACCACTACCGTCCCGCCTGA